The Papaver somniferum cultivar HN1 chromosome 6, ASM357369v1, whole genome shotgun sequence genome segment CAAGGGCCAAGGTGGAGTAATAAAATATCAAGTCGTCCATTTGATCATCAActcattgttttattattatcaGAACAAACACAAATTAGCTACTAGCGTATTTGATTATCAACTACTTATTATTGTTATGTTATTACAACCGTTGGATACACACCTGATCACCGACCCTATTCGACAAAATTCTAACCGCTACAAACCTACCACACCTCGTCGCAAAATATGTGCCTACTACTTGCTAGCTAGAGACTTCTTCCAAGAGTTTGTACCTTCTAGCTTTACCTCTGAATACTTGTTTGACTACTCCAGCAGATGATGATGACGAATTTGATATATCTTCAGATTTTGTTCTTCTAATCAATGATTCAGATTCTTCCGTAGCATTAGAGATGGTCATCGTCTTATTATTGTTAGTGTTCTTTCTTCCAGCACCACTAGACGatggtgatgataatgatgatgatgatgacaatCTTTCTAAACATTTCTGCTTTTTAACTGGAtcattattattgttgttgttattCAGTATCTGAGAATTACATCTTCGTAACTGAATCTTCAATCTCACTGGATTATTGTTCTTGATCATTATCGTCTTTCTTGATTGTGATGAGCGTTTATCTGATGTTTGCTGCTCATGGTGACCAGTGCTTATAATTGACCCATCATCTTTTCTCAGACACCAGTTGCAGAGTTCGTACGTTTCTGCTTTTGGATATAGATTACTACAATATCTGTAAATTTCAAGTTATTAACTAATGTTTCAGCTACAAGATAAAACTATGATGACCCAGAATCAGAAATTGATGAAATTTTGAGAATATATTGAAACCCAGAATGAGAAATTAAGAGAATAACATTGAAAAGCGAAAACCCGGATTGGAAAATGGAAGATAAGAAAGAAATTGATCAAATTGGTATGACAAATTAAACATAGGTGCCTACCTATGCTGAGATCTGAAGGAACAGAGGTTGCACCGATAGAGTTCACTAGTTATGCCATAATCACCACACATACAACATTCATTCGCAGTAACAGTAGGTTTCGATTCTTTTGCAGACGACGATGGTGAAGATCCGACAGCGGCTAATTCTTTGGTAGTATTCATGAGTCATGCATGAGACAGAgagcaagagagagagagagagagggggggAGACACTAAATCGGGGATTGCTCAACTATTTAGATCTATTCATAGCTAAGCTATACATTGGACTTTCGTTTTGGTTCACCAAAAAAAGATTGAATGCGTTTCATTTTCACTGACCCCACAACTCGACGAAGGAAAAAAGAAGCAAATTTTTATAATAAGTTGATGAAAGAAACCAAATACTTGTTATACGGACGAACATAAGATTAAAGTTTAAAGTGTAACTCTCAGTAACTCTGTAACGTATTTGGTGAGCGTTTTTTTCTAAGAAAGAAAAGCCTGATCAAAGAGACCACTTTTAGCGACTTGGGTATTTTTTTTCTCCGCAAAAgtgaattcttttttttgttgcatTTTTCATTCTTTATCATAGGATTGTGGCGGGACTGCCGACAGCAGCGAGAATTATCATTGATTCATGGATCGTAATGGGTGGAGATGTATCTGTATTAATTGCCATGGATCATCATTACTTTATCGATATGTCCCTTTGTATGAGTTTTGTGTCGATGAACAAACTTGTTAATGCAAATCTGTCTTTGCATTTAGTTTGTAAGTTGTACAAGTATGTTTTGTGTCTATCTGTATATGCCAAAAGCAGCGCTGTGTTGCGATGCCAActcctattttttttatttcagttaGCTTATTAGTTGGTGTTTAATTTCTTTACTATTTAATATTCAGTTTCCTAATATTATAAGTTTCCTTAGTTAGTTACTTGCTTATCAAGTATATTCAACTATATATAGCTCTAGTCTAAGCTTGTAAGAGGTACGATTATCATTATTAAGAAGTTTATTAAGTTTACTCTCAAAGGTAGAGGCTGCTCGCCCCAGATCAAAGGGCTTCATCCCCTGTTTTCGAGTATTTTGCAACTTAATTTCAGTATAAAAGTTTAGAACCCTAACACCTGGATCAGAGCAGGTTTagatcaaaccctaaatttatcaaaaaaaataattctaatgGATCAAAATTATACAGAGAATCTGAAGCTCGTAAATGATGGTCTTACCGATATGTCTACAAACATTGATAACCTAATTAATGCTTTGGCAAAACAACAACTTCAAGTTGATGAGAGGAAAAAGACCAAGGTTGTTGAACGACGTCAACAGAGAGAAGAAGAACGAGTTGCTCGTAAGCAGGAAACAACCGAGAACAATACATTTCTAGGGGAAACTATTACTACTAGCATGACTACAGCTTTAATGAATGCTCTCAGCACTCAGCTTACACAAACTACAACAATTATCAACAATCAACTAACCGCTTCTCTTCAGTTTTTGCTGAATTATGGCCTCAGTTGAACATTTATAATGGTGGTGGCAATAATCATCCCCCTCCACCTCCTGCCAGAACCAATGCAATCAATCTGAAATTTCCTACTTTTGATGGAGACGATCCTGATGGATGAATTTTTAATGCTGATCAATACTTCAGCGTAAATCAAGCTGATGATGCTCTGAAAATAACTATTGTTGCTTCTATTCTGAAAGGTGATGTTAATGTGTGGTATAGATGGAAGCAAACTAAAACCACAATTGTGACTTGGTTGGAATTATGTGCTCATATTCGTGCACGCTTTGCACCTGACAAATTTGTTGACGTTCGTCTGGCTATTTCCGGAAGACTACTTGGTTAGTTGTTTTATTAGATCTCTCAAACCTCACATTGGTACGGTAGTAAAACTGCTCGCACCTCAAACGTTGAATGAAGCCTTTACTAAGGAAATTCATCAGGAAGAGGCTTATGCCTCTGTTAATAAGGTTCATGCACGACAACCTTATCGTCCTCCTCCACTTCGAGCTGCAACACCTTCTCCTACTGCTCCAATCAAGAAGCTGACACTCCCTACTGGTTATAAGAAATTATCCTGGGAAGAGATGAAAGAAAGACTTGAGCAGGGTCTTTGTCCCAATAAGCCTGGTTACTTACTATTAGAGATAAATCCTAATTCTACTGAGGGTGTCACTGAAATTGAGCATATCATCGAAGATCCAAAGCTTGGTGACGAAATTGCTGCTCAGGATTCGACCCCAACTATTTCTCTTAACTCACTTTTGGGTTCTACGTTCCCAAATACTATGTGTATCAATGGTTATGTTAAGGATAGACCCTCACCCTTCTCATCGATTCAGGCTCTACGCATAATTTCTTGCATCCCAACATAACCAAACAATGTTGATTTGTAGtgtcttcttctgctcctgtttTACGTGTGACTGTGGGTAATGGTGGTCATCTAAACACTAAAGGTTCTTGCACTGTCCCTATCCAATTACAAGGTACGATTTTTGATATTGAATTTCACTTGCTA includes the following:
- the LOC113289428 gene encoding probable serine/threonine-protein kinase roco9; the protein is MNTTKELAAVGSSPSSSAKESKPTVTANECCMCGDYGITSELYRCNLCSFRSQHRYCSNLYPKAETYELCNWCLRKDDGSIISTGHHEQQTSDKRSSQSRKTIMIKNNNPVRLKIQLRRCNSQILNNNNNNNDPVKKQKCLERLSSSSSLSSPSSSGAGRKNTNNNKTMTISNATEESESLIRRTKSEDISNSSSSSAGVVKQVFRGKARRYKLLEEVSS